Proteins encoded by one window of Nitrincola iocasae:
- a CDS encoding sensor histidine kinase gives MIQSVRANLILWFIVPLILMIPLSLYVSQYVLTQRIDDSFDAMLHLGAERFEERLFFAEGDVRINMHYFSVNSLGTGGQGKLFYRVKDAQGRLLAGFKGLQGPGIAFPGEGFYDTVFAGTELRALRLFIPVRGASAGELVEVIVAESREGRENLLQDFLSNLLVINVALGLSVLAIALFAIHQGLTPLKRIESALRSRSAHDLSPVDEQVPAEVSMLVDSINHLMVKIKQNMQHIQQFNADVSHQLRTPISEIRVLAEISEKQCNDPLLKQNLQSIRKTTDYAARTTQQLLKYAKTKSDLVDHAALSVQDLQPVCHEACARLLNRILKRGQELEFIADEREFPVRCDPIMVQWLLTNLIDNASLHAGGPDAGYHGTIRVRLNEVMGSACLSVEDDGVGIPDAAMQHVTERFYRVNRDEKGSGLGLSIVSQVAQTHAAQLQLRHSEQGGLLVSVLFPLVEAMTEQ, from the coding sequence ATGATTCAGTCTGTTCGTGCCAATCTGATTCTGTGGTTTATCGTGCCGTTGATTCTAATGATTCCACTCTCACTGTATGTCAGTCAATATGTTCTGACGCAGCGGATTGATGACAGCTTTGATGCCATGCTGCACCTGGGTGCGGAACGTTTTGAGGAGCGTTTATTTTTTGCCGAGGGTGATGTGCGGATCAATATGCACTATTTTTCCGTAAACTCGTTGGGCACCGGGGGACAGGGTAAGTTATTTTACCGTGTAAAGGATGCTCAGGGACGTCTGTTAGCTGGGTTTAAAGGCTTGCAGGGGCCTGGTATCGCATTTCCGGGAGAGGGGTTTTATGACACTGTCTTTGCCGGCACTGAGTTGCGTGCGCTACGTTTATTCATCCCGGTTCGGGGCGCCTCAGCCGGGGAACTGGTCGAAGTGATTGTGGCTGAGTCGCGTGAAGGACGTGAAAATCTATTACAGGATTTCCTGTCAAATCTGTTGGTGATCAATGTGGCGTTGGGGCTCAGCGTGTTAGCCATTGCACTGTTTGCTATACATCAGGGTCTGACGCCACTGAAACGTATTGAGTCGGCGTTACGAAGTCGCTCCGCACACGACCTGTCTCCAGTGGATGAGCAGGTACCTGCTGAGGTGAGTATGTTGGTGGACAGCATCAATCACCTGATGGTCAAGATCAAACAGAACATGCAGCATATCCAGCAGTTCAATGCGGATGTCTCACACCAGTTGCGTACGCCGATATCTGAAATCAGGGTATTGGCAGAAATATCGGAAAAACAGTGTAATGATCCGCTATTGAAGCAGAATCTGCAGTCAATTCGAAAAACCACAGATTATGCGGCGCGTACTACGCAGCAATTGCTTAAATATGCCAAGACCAAAAGTGATCTGGTCGATCATGCCGCGCTAAGTGTTCAGGATCTGCAGCCGGTCTGTCATGAAGCCTGTGCGCGTCTGCTTAACCGTATTCTCAAACGTGGACAGGAACTGGAATTTATTGCCGATGAACGTGAATTTCCGGTGCGTTGCGATCCGATCATGGTGCAATGGCTGCTGACAAACCTGATTGATAATGCCAGTTTGCATGCCGGTGGTCCGGATGCAGGCTATCATGGAACTATCCGTGTGCGGCTCAATGAGGTAATGGGATCGGCCTGCCTGAGCGTAGAAGATGATGGAGTCGGGATTCCTGACGCCGCTATGCAGCATGTTACCGAGCGTTTTTACCGGGTAAACCGCGATGAAAAAGGCAGTGGATTGGGGCTGTCAATTGTCAGTCAAGTGGCGCAGACGCATGCTGCACAGTTGCAGCTGCGTCATTCTGAGCAGGGTGGATTGCTGGTATCAGTGCTGTTTCCGTTGGTAGAGGCGATGACGGAGCAATAG
- a CDS encoding response regulator transcription factor, giving the protein MPDLICRGLPDTDSRLFDAIIGIFPSAFSTGSCGMKILILEDNAILAQGLRSVIEEAGYSVDLLMDGSQAIAWLKSGQYDLLMLDLGLPGMDGIEILRYLRRHNNPIPVIIITARDRLDQRISGLEEGADDYLCKPFSLEEVVARVRAVIRRSRSFSDNRLKNGDLELCLASRTLTLKGTEVILHRRELAVLEYLLLNRGRLLSKDQVADSIASFEQDVSASAIETYVSRIRKKLGEAAAIRTVRGLGYLMDNLD; this is encoded by the coding sequence ATGCCTGATTTGATTTGCCGAGGGTTGCCAGATACTGACAGTCGCCTGTTTGATGCTATCATCGGTATTTTTCCGTCAGCATTTAGTACAGGCAGTTGTGGTATGAAGATACTTATCCTGGAAGACAATGCCATTTTGGCCCAGGGGCTTAGAAGCGTTATTGAAGAGGCTGGTTATTCCGTTGATCTGTTGATGGATGGTAGTCAGGCGATTGCATGGCTGAAAAGCGGTCAATATGACCTGTTAATGCTGGATTTGGGTTTGCCCGGCATGGATGGTATTGAAATCTTGCGTTATTTGCGTCGTCACAATAATCCGATACCGGTGATCATCATCACGGCTCGTGATCGGCTGGATCAACGTATTAGTGGTCTGGAAGAAGGCGCGGATGACTATCTGTGCAAGCCCTTCTCACTGGAAGAGGTGGTGGCGCGTGTACGGGCAGTAATCCGTCGTAGCCGTTCCTTTTCCGACAATCGTCTGAAAAATGGCGATCTGGAATTGTGCCTGGCGTCGCGTACCCTGACTCTGAAAGGAACTGAAGTTATATTGCATCGCCGCGAGCTGGCCGTGCTGGAGTATTTGCTCCTTAATCGCGGACGCTTGCTGAGTAAGGATCAGGTAGCTGACAGTATCGCCTCATTTGAACAGGATGTCAGTGCCAGTGCCATCGAAACTTATGTATCCCGTATCCGCAAGAAGCTCGGCGAAGCCGCAGCCATTCGCACTGTACGTGGTTTGGGGTACCTGATGGATAATCTGGATTGA
- a CDS encoding methyl-accepting chemotaxis protein: MLSRLTIAKKLLLLVLVPQAALILVLLASHFSSVEKDRLFLTLYDEHLAVLSDVLRVQRLVQTEGMAQLSQYRTGWDSMANTQTAIDELLKTAEQHWSVFQQLRPEQLDQDENEILDTLDAGFIKVTAQYRAWVEPVGSDALAIRILNESTISAEVSQTIEPFSQMVDRFVQQQIETADSVRVTAQRLTEQLVWTYLLGGGVICILLFALGLQVQRSILGPVSRLRDLLVDIESDSDLSRVANEQGKDEVAAAARALNKMLFHFKGLVHEISDNTEQLRVQADRTLDISQQVTQGVESQSQQAVSLASAVEQMSTAIEQVNQNTVNAVTLAEAAQRVTVQGREISTQSMATVEHLEQHLSHTQTVIQELHDGSREIAQVLAVIRGISEQTNLLALNAAIEAARAGEAGRGFSVVADEVRTLSFNTQRATESINGIIETLQLRAEQASGVMKTAYNQASHSVNQVREADQLFGQISNSVSEIVTLNNSIATASQEQINVTQHLSSAMQQLNQDIDGLNRTAANSADASQALHLLAGVLSEGCQKFKHA, translated from the coding sequence ATGCTGTCCAGACTCACGATTGCAAAAAAATTACTTCTTCTGGTGTTGGTGCCGCAGGCTGCATTGATTCTGGTCCTGCTCGCTAGCCATTTCAGCTCAGTCGAAAAAGACCGGTTATTTCTGACGCTGTATGATGAACATCTGGCGGTGCTCTCGGATGTATTACGTGTACAGCGCCTGGTACAGACTGAAGGGATGGCTCAGCTGTCACAATATCGAACTGGGTGGGACAGTATGGCCAACACTCAGACGGCTATTGATGAGTTACTTAAAACAGCAGAGCAGCATTGGTCTGTTTTTCAGCAATTGCGGCCTGAGCAATTGGATCAGGATGAAAATGAGATTCTGGATACGCTGGATGCCGGCTTTATAAAAGTGACTGCACAGTATCGTGCTTGGGTAGAGCCGGTTGGCAGTGATGCCCTGGCCATCCGCATTCTTAATGAGTCGACGATCAGCGCTGAGGTCTCTCAGACTATTGAGCCTTTCAGCCAGATGGTGGATCGGTTTGTCCAACAACAAATTGAGACAGCCGACAGTGTTCGTGTAACCGCACAACGGCTGACCGAGCAACTTGTTTGGACGTATCTGTTGGGTGGAGGGGTTATCTGTATTCTGCTGTTTGCACTCGGGCTGCAGGTTCAGCGCTCTATTTTAGGACCAGTGAGTCGCCTCAGGGATCTGTTAGTGGACATTGAATCTGATTCTGATTTATCACGGGTTGCAAACGAGCAGGGGAAAGATGAGGTGGCTGCCGCCGCTCGTGCCTTAAATAAAATGCTATTTCATTTCAAAGGACTGGTGCATGAGATCAGCGATAACACTGAACAGTTGCGTGTACAGGCTGATCGGACACTGGATATCAGTCAGCAGGTCACACAAGGCGTGGAAAGCCAGAGTCAGCAGGCTGTTTCGCTGGCTTCAGCGGTGGAGCAGATGTCAACAGCGATTGAACAGGTGAATCAGAATACCGTCAATGCGGTGACCTTGGCTGAGGCCGCCCAGAGGGTGACTGTTCAGGGGAGAGAAATATCCACCCAGAGTATGGCAACAGTTGAACATCTGGAGCAGCATTTGAGCCATACCCAGACGGTGATTCAGGAGTTGCATGATGGATCCAGAGAGATTGCCCAGGTACTGGCTGTGATCCGGGGTATTTCCGAGCAGACTAATCTGCTGGCACTGAATGCGGCGATTGAGGCAGCGCGTGCCGGCGAGGCGGGCCGCGGTTTCTCTGTTGTAGCCGATGAAGTGAGAACCTTGTCGTTCAATACCCAGCGGGCAACCGAATCGATTAATGGCATCATTGAAACACTTCAGCTGCGTGCAGAACAAGCTTCAGGGGTGATGAAAACAGCCTATAATCAGGCCAGTCATAGCGTAAATCAGGTGCGTGAAGCCGATCAGTTATTTGGTCAGATAAGCAATTCAGTCAGTGAAATTGTGACGTTGAACAACAGTATTGCGACTGCCAGTCAGGAGCAGATAAATGTCACACAACATCTATCCTCGGCCATGCAGCAACTGAATCAGGATATAGATGGCCTGAACCGAACGGCTGCTAATTCAGCAGATGCCAGCCAGGCGTTACACCTACTTGCAGGTGTGTTATCTGAGGGATGTCAGAAATTCAAGCATGCCTGA